The window GGCCGCCACGGCGTCGACCGCCGGTCGGGTCAGGGCCGAGTCGCAGGCCGCCAAGGGTTCCAGCGGCACCGGGCACACCAGGCGCGACTGAAAGCTAGTGCAGCGCACTGCCTTTGAGCCAGTCACTCCACGACAGTGTCCAGTCCCCGTTCTGCCAGACCGGCAGCGGCGGACCGCCGGTGTTGCGGACCTCGACGACATCGCCGGGCCTCGAAAAGCCGTAGAACCATGCCGCGTTCTCACCGTTGAGGTTCAGGCACCCGTGTGAGGTGTCGGTGTTGCCCTGCGCCCACACGGTGGCGTTCAGTTGATGCAGGTAGATGCCGTCGGGGCTGATGCGAGTGGCATACGGGATGGTCTCCCGATAGCCCAGCCGCGAGTTGATCGGCAGGCCGTAGGTCGAGGAGTCCATGATCACCGGGTTCGCCTTGTCCATCACGGTGTAGACGCCGGGCGGGGTCCAGAACGACAGGGTCTGCCCGCCGATGGTCTCGGTGCCGCCGCGGCCCATGGACGTCGGCATGGTGCGCACCAGCTTGCCGTTGTCGAAGACGCTGACCTGCTTGGTGGTGTCGTCGGCGACCGAGACATGGGCGTCGCCGATGGTGAACGTCGCGGTGCTGTCCTCCTGGCCGTAGAGGCCGTTACCGAGCGGGACTCCGTAGATGTCGGCCTTCACCGTCACCGAAGTGCCTGGCGCATAGTACTTTTCGGGTCGCCAGTGCGCGTTCTGGTCGTCCATCCAGTACCAGGAGCCCGTGACCGGCGGGGTGGTGGTGACCCGGAACCGTCGCTCGGCGGCGGCCCGGTCGGCGATGGGCTCGTCGAAGTGTGCGACGACGATGGCGCCGATGCCGAGCGTCGCGCCGTCCAGCGGCTGGCCGCCCGGGGCGGTCAGGTAGACCTCGGTCTGTTTGCCGGGGACCAGGGTCTGGAAGGTCGAGGTCGCCGTGGACGGCACACCGCCGGGCCCGCGGGCGTCGACGGTCAGGGTGTAGGTGCGCCCGTAGCCCAGCGCGATGGTGGGTTTCCAGGTCTTGAAATCCGGGGTGACCACGCCCGGCACGAACCTGCCGGCGTCGTTGACCATCGTGACGTGGGTGAGCATGCCGGTATGCGCGACGGCGGTGATCGCTGCCAGCGGGTCGACGTCGGTGGCCCCGTCGGCGGGGCTGACGGCGACGACCGCGGGATCCTTCGACGGCGCGGGTTGCGGCACCCGCGCGGCGGCCTCGGTACGGCATTGCTCCGGGCAGTGCGGCGCCGTGGAGATCACCACGCCGCCCAGGACGGCCAGCACCGCCAACACTGCGGCCAGGTACGCCCCGCGCGCACGACGACTCAAAGACACCGGATCACTCCACAAAGGTCGGCCATTCTCGCCGCGACACCCACCCGAACGGATGAGGCCCCTGAATCATAGACGGATCGAGTGACCGAATCGTTCTGCGCAAATGCGCGTGCTTCGTCACAAGATGGACAAGACTTCAGCACATGACCGAACCCGGTATGACCCGTGTCGCGGTGTATCTGGACTTCGACAACATCGTGATCTCGCGTTACGACCAGGTCAACGGACGCAACTCTTTTCAACGCGACAAGGCCAAAGGTCTCGAGGCGGCAAAGCTGGCCCGGGCGCGGGTGGACGTCGGCGCGGTGCTCGACTTCGCGTCGTCGTTCGGGACGGTGGTCCTGACGCGCGCGTATGCCGACTGGTCGGCCGACGTCAACGCCGAGTACCAGGAGCAGCTGGTCGGTCGCGCGGTCGACCTGGTGCAGCTGTTCCCGGTGGCGGCCTACGGCAAGAACGCCGCCGACATCCGGCTGGCCGTCGACGCCGTGGAGGACATGTTCCGGCTGCCCGACCTCACCCATGTGGTGATCGTGGCCGGCGACTCCGACTACATCCCGCTGGCGCAGCGCTGCAAGCGGCTGGGCCGCTACGTGGTGGGCATCGGGGTGGCCGGGTCCTCGAGCCGATCGCTGGCGGCGGCGTGCGACGAGTTCGTCATCTACGACGCGCTGCCCGGCGTGCCGGTGTTCGAGCCGCCCCGCGAGGCGGAGAAGCCGAGCACCAAGAGCACCAAGTCCCCCGAGCCCGAGCCACCCGACACGCAGGCCGCCGCGACGGCACTGCTGAAGCGGGCGCTGCAGATCGGCCTGGAGAAGGACGACGTCGAGTGGCTGCACAACTCGACGGTCAAGGCCCAGATGAAGCGGATGGACCCGTCGTTCTCGGAGAAGTCGTTGGGGTTCAAGTCCTTCAGCGACTTCCTGCGGTCACGGGCCGACCTGGTCGAGCTCGACGAGAGCTCGACCACGCGGATGGTGAAGCTGCGCTAGGCGGCGGCGAAGGACCAGTTGCGCATCGGCGACGTCGCCGACAAAGTGGATCTGCCGGAGTATGCAATCTAGGCAACATCGTCCGGCGCCCACTGTGGGGGTTGTGCAGGAATTTCGCGGCTTTCCCCTGCATAGGGCCCACGCTCGGCGGGGATCAGCTCACGGCGCGGGCCAGCAGCCAGGCCTCGCCGTCGCCCTCCCCCGCGGCCAGCTGCTCGAGGGCCGCGAACGCCTGCGGCAGTTCGCCGGCGCTCACGCGGAACGGCCCGGGTCGGGCCCCGACTTCACTGAGCGCGCTGATTGCCAGCAACCCGCCCGGAGCCAACCGCTCGACGATGGCGCGGTCCAACCTGCGGTCGCGAAACTTGTGGCAAACGATGACATCTGCGGGTGGCCCAGCCGGCAGTCCCTCGTCGAGGTCGGCAACCTCGAAGCGGCACCGGCCGCCAATCCCGTTGGAGGCGGCCAATTCCCGGGCCCGCTCGATCGCCACCGGCGACACGTCGACACCGACAACGTCCAGCCCGCGCAACGCCAGCCACACCGACACACCGCCCTGCCCGCACGCCAGATCGATCGCATGACCTGAAGTCGGGAACGGGTGGTCGGCGGACACCACGGGTGGCCCGACCTGGGCAGGCCCGCGGTCGGCATAGCGCTCGTCCCAGCGCACACGATCGGTCTCGGCCACGCTCTCACCGTAGTGACCGAAATTGTCTGCCGCACCGTTGCCGCTGGACAGGGCGCGTAGAGTGGTACTCGAACCGCCTAATAGTCAGCGGAGATCGTGGACACACGCTTTGATGTGGTGATCCGGTCCCTTCAGGGGCCGCCCACGGTCGATCTTCCAACAAAGGACCCTCTTTGAACCTCTTTTCCCACCCGGTGGAAACCGAGCCGACCTCACCGAAGGACGCGGACTCGGCGCCCGTGGAGAACCCGGTGTTCTCCGACCGCGAAGCGAACCGTCAGCCGAAAAACACTGGCGGACAATAGAATTCGGACGCCGGCCGGGGCCCTCCGTTGTCGCTGTGTGAAATCGGAGATCGACGTGCTATGCTTCGTGCAACGTTGACGTCCCAAAAGAGCCGCCAACACGTCGTGGAACACCTTCACTTCACCGGCCACCCGGGCCGAGTTCAGTTGATTAAGTGCCCCCGAAGCACAGAGTCTCGCGGCGATCGATTTTGCCCACCGGCAATCTCGCCAACTTTGTGTTGACCTGCGCCTGACGATCCCGTCGCGAGGACCGGCACACCTGATGCCTGAAAGGCACCATGAACCCCGATAAGACCTTCGCCGACCTCGGCGTGCCCGCACCACTGGTGCGCGTGCTCACCGACGGCGGCATCACCCATCCATTCCCGATCCAGATCTCGACCCTGCCCGACACCCTGGCTGGACGCGACGTGCTGGGCCGGGGCAAGACCGGCAGCGGCAAGACGCTGGCGTTCTCGATTCCCCTGATCAGCAGGCTGGCCAACAGCACGCGGCGCCCGTCACGGCCCGCCGGTCTGGTGCTGGCCCCCACCCGGGAGCTGGCCACCCAGATCACCGCGGCCCTCGCGCCGCTGGCCGAGGCCTACGGCCTGAAGGTCACCACCATCTTCGGTGGCGTCCCGCAGCTCAAGCAGGTCCGGGCACTGAAAGCCGGTGCCGACATCGTGGTGGCCTGCCCCGGCCGCCTCGAGGACCTCATGCGCCAGAAGCTGATCACCCTCGACGGCGTCGAGATCACCGTGATCGACGAGGCCGACCACATGGCGGACCTCGGCTTCCTGCCCGGCGTGACGCGCATCCTGGCGGCCACGCCCGCCGGTGGGCAGCGCCTGCTGTTCTCCGCGACGCTGGACAACGGTGTCGACAAGTTGGTCAAGCGGTTCCTGCGCAACGAGGTGTCACACGCCGTCGATTCCGACACCTCCCCGGTGGACGCGATGACCCATCACGTGTTCCACGTCGCCGGTGTCGAGGCCAAGAACCAGCTGGTACACACGTTGGCTTCGGGTACCGGGCGCCGCATCCTGTTCCTGCGCACCAAGCACCATGCCCGCAAGCTGGCCAAGCAGCTCAATCAGGCCGGTATTCCGTCGGTGGACCTGCACGGCAACCTTTCCCAGCCTGCTCGTGACCGCAACCTGGCGGCGTTCACCGCGGGCACGGCGCGGGTCCTGGTGGCCACCGACATCGCCGCGCGCGGTGTGCACGTCGACGACGTCGAGCTGGTGGTGCACATCGACCCCCCTGCCGAGCACAAGGCCTACTTGCACCGCTCCGGACGCACCGCACGCGCGGGCCGGGCCGGTGACGTCGTCACCGTGGTGTTACCCGAGCAGCGCCGCGATACCCAGGCGCTGCTGCGCCGGGCCGGCATCAGCGCCACGCCGCAACAGGTTTCAGCCGACTCCGAGTCGGTGCGGGCTTTGGTCGGCGAGGTGGCGCCGTATCAGGCGCCGGTCGCCGCACCCGTCACTCCCCCACCCGCAGCGCGCCCCCGCTCGGGCCCGGCCCGCAGCGGCCGCCCGCGGTCGCGCCGGCCTCGCTCCAGGGTTGGAGCGAAATAGATTTCGCGCTGGCGGTCCCGCCGGGCGAACACTGGATGTCGCAAGCAGGCATCCAACTCAATGAAAGAAGAAAGATAGATGGCGCAGGGAACTGTGAAATGGTTCAACGGCGAAAAGGGCTTCGGCTTCATCGCTCCTGACAGTGGCGAGCAGGATCTGTTCGTACACTACTCCGAGATCCAGGGCAACGGCTTCCGTTCGCTCGAGGAGAATCAGCGCGTTCAGTTCGAGGTTGGCCAGGGCCCCAAGGGTCCCCAGGCTACTCAGGTGTCCGCGGTCTGATCGGACCCCAGACCAACCAAGGGCTGGCACGGCAATGCCGTGCCAGCCCTTGGCATTTGGTCAGCTGGTGCGGGCGGTGTCAGCGGCACTCTGCGCCGCGGCGGCTTTGACCAGCCGATCGGCCGCCTGGTATTCCGCGCTGTCCTGATCCGCGACGGATACCGACATGTCGGCGGCGCGCCGCAGCACCATCATGCCGAGCTGCGGCGTGGTCATGTGCGGGATGACGAGCAGTCGCGCGCTGGCGAGCTTGCCGACTACCACCATGATGCGCTGCCGACTGTCGTTCCAGCGCATCTTGAGCAAGGCGGCCGAGGACTGGGTGACCATCAGCGGCGCACCGGACGTCGCCGACCAGTTGATGGTGATGTCGACGATCTCACCCAGCGGCGTGTGCAGAACGTCGATCAGTTCGGGCAGTTCACCGGCCAGCGATCCGGTGCGTGGCCACCACGCTCCGTCGATATCCCCGCCCAGCGGGGTACTGAGGGTCAGGCGAACCGGGCTGGCAGTGCGTCGCGGTGCGCGCATCCCGTTCACGGGAACGCCGGTTCGGCCGCATGGTGGTCCATCAGGCAATTCCTCACGAACAGCCCGCTACTTCGCAACGGATCTAGTCTGAGATTACACCCCGCGACTCGAAGTGCTTTCGGGCGACAGCGGATAGACGCAGTTTTCGGGGCGGTATGCGCCCTCAGCCGATGGACACCAGGTGGTCGATCGAGTCCCTGGGCAGATCGCCGTCCACGATCGCCGAGACCTCCAACCGGTTCAGTGCGATCGCCCCCTTGTGGTTGTCCAGAAAGGCGACATCGGCCGCATCCCGGCCGGTCGCGATGCGGACCAGGCTCTGCCGGGGCGCCAGCAGAGTCCCGTCGACGACACGCCACTGCCCGTCGACGTAGGCCTCGGCAACAGCGTGGAAATCCATCGGATACAGGCCCGGCGCATACACCGACACGACCCGTGCGGGCACGTTGACCGCACGCAGCAGCGCGACCACCAGGTGCGCGAAGTCGCGGCACACCCCGGCGCCGGCCAGCAGCGTGTCCACCGCCCCGTCGAGCGGGTCGCTGGAGCCGGGCACGTAGTTCAACCGGGTGCCCACCCACAGCGACACCCTCTCCAGCAGCGCCGCCGAATCGAGGTAGTTGCCGAATTCCGTTGCGGCGAAACCGAAGAACTTGTCGGACTCCGCGTAGCGGCTGGGCCGCAGGTACATCGACAGGTCGTATTCGGTCACCGGAGCCGGGTCGGTCCGTCCCACGATCGTCGCGGCGTAGTCGACAACCAGATTCCCCTCCGCGACATCGAGTTTGTGGATGCGGTTGCCGTGCCCGCCGCTGATCTCCAGCGCCGAGACGGCCGACCCGTTCAACACGAACGACAACGCCTCGTAGACCGTGGTGCCCGGATGCGGCGCGACGGCGATCTGGAACTCCAGCGTGGTCGGCGCGATGATCGCGACCTCGAGCCCGGCGGCCACCTGTCGTCTCATGTCGTACATGATCGCTCAGTTTTGCTCAGATACCCAACGCAGTCATCAGCTCCGGCATAGCCACGGTGGCGAAACCGATTGCGCTGTCACCGATGCCGTAGGGCAGCACCAGGGTGTCGGCGTGGACCAGCGCACCGCAGGAGTACACGACGTTGGGGACGTAGCCGTTCTGCTCGTCGCCGGCCGGGCTCAGCAGGGGCTTTCGCAGCCGGCCGATGATCCGGGCCGGATCATCGAGGTCGAGCAACATCGCGCCGATCCGGTAGGTGCGCATCGGCCCGACGCCATGGGTGAGCACCAACCACCCGGCATCGGTCTCGATCGGCGAACCACAGTTGCCCAGCTGCAACACTTCCCAGCTCTCAGCCGGAGACTGGCATTCCTGTGCTTCGGTCCAAACATACGGGTGGTCGGAGAAGGTGATGGCATTCGATTCGCGGTCGGCTCGCGACAGTGCCGCGTAGCGGCCGCCGATGCGGCGTGGGAACAAAGCCAGACCTTTGTTCGCCGCGGCCGGGCCCACCATCGGCGTCGAGGTGAAGGTCCGGAAGTCCGTTGTGGCCAGCAACTGCTGGCTGATGTCCGAGCCGCTGTAGGCGGTGTAGGACGCGTGGAACGTCACCGAGCCGTCGTCATCGACGAAACGGACGAAGCGGGCGTCCTCCATGCCGACCTCCTCGGCGGGCATGGCGGGCCACAGAACGCGCTCGGAAAGCGGCACGCGGGAGTCGAATTCGACGCCGTAACTTCGCTGCGCGATGGCGCGGATCTCGTCGGCGGTCCGCTGCACATGCCCGCGGGTGCTCATGTGGTTCTCGAGGTTGGCCAGTTGCCCGTCGAGGTCGGCCCGGGTGAACTGCTCGCCGAGGGCGGCGAGGACGAATTCGGCTGCCTCGCCGGAGTCGTCGAGCCGGGCCAGTTCGATGCGGAAGACCGCGGGGTCGAGGAGAGCCGGTGTGGTCTCGCCGACGGTGGCGAGCGCGACCGGGCGGTCGATCCTGGGCTGTCCGGCCGCGTCGATGACCCCGGTGCGGAACCCGATGGAGGATCGGTGCCCTTCTCCGATGCCGCGGACGCTCATCACGAACCGCAGGCTGCCGGAGGCCGTTCCGGCCTGGTCGGGATGCGCAACGATGCTCGGGTTGCACAAGGCGGCACCCTCGATCGCAAACTCGCTGGTGAATGTGGCGCCCAGCAACAACATTCGCGGTTCGGACAACTCCGCGCCGGGTCGAAGGCGGTCCGCGAGCTCGAGAGCGTTCCGGCGGAAGGCACAGGACAGTTCGCGGTGTCGGCCGTCGAATCGGGTGATGACGTCGTCCAGGGACACCAGCACCTCGTCTTCGCTCAGGGCCAGGATCCTCGACAACACCGCTGCCGTTCGGGGCTCCTGGTGCTCGAATCCCTCCAGCCCGGGTACGAACAGTCTGGCGATGACGCGGGACGGATCGGCCCGCAGCCGCTGCGAACTCCGTGTCACTACGGGTGCGATCGCCGAGGTCATCTCTGCAGCAGAGATATTCGTTGGGCGTGCTGAAGGGTCGAGATGACGGCCAGCGTGGACTCCGCACCCTGGTTGCGGTTGACCCCGTGCTCGTGCAACCCATCGAAGCCGGCGCCGGTCTCGGGGTCCCACATGCGCTGTCCGAGGTCGTTGACACCTTCGAACCAGGCCGCCGCGGCGCGAACCCCTTCGGGCCACCTCGCGCTGGCGTC is drawn from Candidatus Mycolicibacterium alkanivorans and contains these coding sequences:
- a CDS encoding L,D-transpeptidase; the protein is MSLSRRARGAYLAAVLAVLAVLGGVVISTAPHCPEQCRTEAAARVPQPAPSKDPAVVAVSPADGATDVDPLAAITAVAHTGMLTHVTMVNDAGRFVPGVVTPDFKTWKPTIALGYGRTYTLTVDARGPGGVPSTATSTFQTLVPGKQTEVYLTAPGGQPLDGATLGIGAIVVAHFDEPIADRAAAERRFRVTTTPPVTGSWYWMDDQNAHWRPEKYYAPGTSVTVKADIYGVPLGNGLYGQEDSTATFTIGDAHVSVADDTTKQVSVFDNGKLVRTMPTSMGRGGTETIGGQTLSFWTPPGVYTVMDKANPVIMDSSTYGLPINSRLGYRETIPYATRISPDGIYLHQLNATVWAQGNTDTSHGCLNLNGENAAWFYGFSRPGDVVEVRNTGGPPLPVWQNGDWTLSWSDWLKGSALH
- a CDS encoding NYN domain-containing protein codes for the protein MTEPGMTRVAVYLDFDNIVISRYDQVNGRNSFQRDKAKGLEAAKLARARVDVGAVLDFASSFGTVVLTRAYADWSADVNAEYQEQLVGRAVDLVQLFPVAAYGKNAADIRLAVDAVEDMFRLPDLTHVVIVAGDSDYIPLAQRCKRLGRYVVGIGVAGSSSRSLAAACDEFVIYDALPGVPVFEPPREAEKPSTKSTKSPEPEPPDTQAAATALLKRALQIGLEKDDVEWLHNSTVKAQMKRMDPSFSEKSLGFKSFSDFLRSRADLVELDESSTTRMVKLR
- a CDS encoding class I SAM-dependent methyltransferase, whose protein sequence is MAETDRVRWDERYADRGPAQVGPPVVSADHPFPTSGHAIDLACGQGGVSVWLALRGLDVVGVDVSPVAIERARELAASNGIGGRCRFEVADLDEGLPAGPPADVIVCHKFRDRRLDRAIVERLAPGGLLAISALSEVGARPGPFRVSAGELPQAFAALEQLAAGEGDGEAWLLARAVS
- a CDS encoding DEAD/DEAH box helicase, producing the protein MNPDKTFADLGVPAPLVRVLTDGGITHPFPIQISTLPDTLAGRDVLGRGKTGSGKTLAFSIPLISRLANSTRRPSRPAGLVLAPTRELATQITAALAPLAEAYGLKVTTIFGGVPQLKQVRALKAGADIVVACPGRLEDLMRQKLITLDGVEITVIDEADHMADLGFLPGVTRILAATPAGGQRLLFSATLDNGVDKLVKRFLRNEVSHAVDSDTSPVDAMTHHVFHVAGVEAKNQLVHTLASGTGRRILFLRTKHHARKLAKQLNQAGIPSVDLHGNLSQPARDRNLAAFTAGTARVLVATDIAARGVHVDDVELVVHIDPPAEHKAYLHRSGRTARAGRAGDVVTVVLPEQRRDTQALLRRAGISATPQQVSADSESVRALVGEVAPYQAPVAAPVTPPPAARPRSGPARSGRPRSRRPRSRVGAK
- a CDS encoding cold-shock protein, whose protein sequence is MAQGTVKWFNGEKGFGFIAPDSGEQDLFVHYSEIQGNGFRSLEENQRVQFEVGQGPKGPQATQVSAV
- a CDS encoding DUF5994 family protein, with protein sequence MRAPRRTASPVRLTLSTPLGGDIDGAWWPRTGSLAGELPELIDVLHTPLGEIVDITINWSATSGAPLMVTQSSAALLKMRWNDSRQRIMVVVGKLASARLLVIPHMTTPQLGMMVLRRAADMSVSVADQDSAEYQAADRLVKAAAAQSAADTARTS
- a CDS encoding transglutaminase-like domain-containing protein yields the protein MRRQVAAGLEVAIIAPTTLEFQIAVAPHPGTTVYEALSFVLNGSAVSALEISGGHGNRIHKLDVAEGNLVVDYAATIVGRTDPAPVTEYDLSMYLRPSRYAESDKFFGFAATEFGNYLDSAALLERVSLWVGTRLNYVPGSSDPLDGAVDTLLAGAGVCRDFAHLVVALLRAVNVPARVVSVYAPGLYPMDFHAVAEAYVDGQWRVVDGTLLAPRQSLVRIATGRDAADVAFLDNHKGAIALNRLEVSAIVDGDLPRDSIDHLVSIG
- a CDS encoding glycoside hydrolase family 130 protein, whose product is MTSAIAPVVTRSSQRLRADPSRVIARLFVPGLEGFEHQEPRTAAVLSRILALSEDEVLVSLDDVITRFDGRHRELSCAFRRNALELADRLRPGAELSEPRMLLLGATFTSEFAIEGAALCNPSIVAHPDQAGTASGSLRFVMSVRGIGEGHRSSIGFRTGVIDAAGQPRIDRPVALATVGETTPALLDPAVFRIELARLDDSGEAAEFVLAALGEQFTRADLDGQLANLENHMSTRGHVQRTADEIRAIAQRSYGVEFDSRVPLSERVLWPAMPAEEVGMEDARFVRFVDDDGSVTFHASYTAYSGSDISQQLLATTDFRTFTSTPMVGPAAANKGLALFPRRIGGRYAALSRADRESNAITFSDHPYVWTEAQECQSPAESWEVLQLGNCGSPIETDAGWLVLTHGVGPMRTYRIGAMLLDLDDPARIIGRLRKPLLSPAGDEQNGYVPNVVYSCGALVHADTLVLPYGIGDSAIGFATVAMPELMTALGI